The DNA window CGCTCAACAGCCAACAAAGGGTAGAGACGGTATGACCCGCTTCTAAGACCGTGCCGTTGAAGAAATTTGTTTCTGGGAGCTCACTGGAGCATCAGAAGGTCCAGTGACTCCAGACTCATGCGAGGTGGAAATGTCTGGTGACTGTGTAGGTGTGAAGAACAAAAGAAATGCTCATATCTTACCTGTCAACAGGGCCATCATGGCCAGCGATTCGTCCAGGTCCGTTGACCGCGCCGTACTGTAAAAGTGACAAAAATCCATCGAGCCAAGGCATGCGCAAGCTCAGCTCAAGCAAATTTCCAAGGCATGTCCATACTCGACATGATAGGATAGGCGCTTTAATGTAGTCGGCTGACTCGTGGCTCGATGAGACGCTGGACTGTTTATCCTGATCCAACGATACTTCCTTTTCGTTCATGGGTGTCGTTCTAGCAGGTAGGGATGAAGCCATCACCAGGGCAGTACTGATAAATCGGAGTGAAGCAACTACTATCATTCCAAGTTGGATAACGCCGAGAAAAACGGACCTTACAGAAGATCTCACAGACCAAGCGCGACGACCCTTGACTTCAAGCTTTGACTCAGAAGTTTCCTTGTGGGTTCCTGCAGCCGACGGCCCATCATCCTTCTTTTGGCGCAAAACCCTGGCTGTGATACAGATGCCCTCGTATAACATCCACGGCTGTGAAGCCTTATTAGCTATGATGTTGCCAATTATGAGCTCGGAGAAGATTTGTTCGACGAGACTCGTGAGACATGGGTTCTCGAGGTCTTCCGTGGGCAAGAGAATGGCGAGGATGCCTTGGACTAGCAGCTGTCGATATAACGCTTCGTTCCCAGCTTGGTCGGATATTGTGTCTGGTTTGTCTAAGCGAGGCACTGGCGCTAGGTGCGGAAGAGGACATAAAGCGTGGTATGCCTCTCGGGGATCTACCTCCACAGGGGGCCTTGAAATAGTACTGTGAGAGATTCGGTATGCTGATTCTTGTTAGAAAGAGAGGCTCGCAAATACAGTGCATACTTACAAGTGATATGCTTGTCCAGCAAGTCGGGTATCTCGTCCAAAACCAAAGTTTCCAGATCAACCTTGCGGAAGCGCTGCTCCAGTGCTCGCGAACAATGAGCGATGATGTGCAA is part of the Fusarium poae strain DAOMC 252244 chromosome 4, whole genome shotgun sequence genome and encodes:
- a CDS encoding hypothetical protein (TransMembrane:1 (o320-345i)), whose amino-acid sequence is MTATSSVAPAASPARPPAPRPKSVTFDTEPSLSTAVASTAAPPRRSTRSNTIDPLSDRATSLLIRRTLCSPQLGDKNRDAQVPIDELLPPLTSRNDVDLQLYAVLAIVLREFVQSWYNKITTDENFVAEVLHIIAHCSRALEQRFRKVDLETLVLDEIPDLLDKHITSYRISHSTISRPPVEVDPREAYHALCPLPHLAPVPRLDKPDTISDQAGNEALYRQLLVQGILAILLPTEDLENPCLTSLVEQIFSELIIGNIIANKASQPWMLYEGICITARVLRQKKDDGPSAAGTHKETSESKLEVKGRRAWSVRSSVRSVFLGVIQLGMIVVASLRFISTALVMASSLPARTTPMNEKEVSLDQDKQSSVSSSHESADYIKAPILSCRVWTCLGNLLELSLRMPWLDGFLSLLQYGAVNGPGRIAGHDGPVDRLLSHHISSLFSPSNLPPLLRTLRGVLFPNNAPGKASLFPPSSEAELHALRRRAAKSLWELLPKGVGRLYFGGRLWRRDTKAEGDPSDDEDLVDEMERLLLVLDDEYCNKHLMYSILELVLARLMPELTEKGVTELWEERLG